The following coding sequences lie in one Equus przewalskii isolate Varuska chromosome 25, EquPr2, whole genome shotgun sequence genomic window:
- the COX16 gene encoding cytochrome c oxidase assembly protein COX16 homolog, mitochondrial isoform X1, which translates to MDRLLSPGGGLSGENHARRGQERELLIVGGSFGLREFSQIRYDAVKIKIDPELEKKLKMNKISLESEYEKIKDSAFDDWKNIRGPRPWEDPDFLQGRNPEILKTKTT; encoded by the exons ATGGATCGATTGCTTTCGCCTGGCGGAGGCCTATCAGGAGAGAACCATGCACGAAGAGGTCAAGAAAGGGAG TTGCTGATTGTTGGAGGTTCCTTTGGTCTTCGTGAGTTTTCACAAATCCGTTAtgatgctgtgaagattaaa ATTGAtcctgaattagaaaaaaaactgaaaatgaataaaatatcgtTGGAATCAGAGTATGAG AAAATAAAGGACTCTGCTTTTGATGACTGGAAGAATATTCGAGGACCCAGGCCTTGGGAAGATCCTGACTTCCTCCAAGGACGAAATCCAGAAATCCTTAAGACTAAGACAACTTGA
- the COX16 gene encoding cytochrome c oxidase assembly protein COX16 homolog, mitochondrial isoform X2, which yields MFPHAVMRALRKNKTLRYGVPMLLLIVGGSFGLREFSQIRYDAVKIKIDPELEKKLKMNKISLESEYEKIKDSAFDDWKNIRGPRPWEDPDFLQGRNPEILKTKTT from the exons ATGTTTCCACACGCGGTGATGCGCGCCCTGCGCAAGAACAAGACCCTTCGCTACGGAGTCCCCATGTTG TTGCTGATTGTTGGAGGTTCCTTTGGTCTTCGTGAGTTTTCACAAATCCGTTAtgatgctgtgaagattaaa ATTGAtcctgaattagaaaaaaaactgaaaatgaataaaatatcgtTGGAATCAGAGTATGAG AAAATAAAGGACTCTGCTTTTGATGACTGGAAGAATATTCGAGGACCCAGGCCTTGGGAAGATCCTGACTTCCTCCAAGGACGAAATCCAGAAATCCTTAAGACTAAGACAACTTGA